Proteins found in one Paenibacillus dendritiformis genomic segment:
- a CDS encoding peptidylprolyl isomerase — MLQNKQTRSKKWMLLALSAVLTLSVLAGCGKKDTTAAPKDGSKVVATYEGGEVTEDQFKKEMATMLVFYPEYEQIIGMDQFQEYFLKQQIAYLYLEGKASDKAKKTGGEKAKEQLDLMKTQAGDDEFKKILDAQKLTEADVTAYMTRILTVVQDFNDKVTDEQLKSEFEKNKKDLTVATVRHVLIGFQDKNGKERKKEDALKLAKDIQARLKKGEDFAKVAKEHSDDTGSAENGGLYKDKAVGGWVPQFKEAALTLPINEISEPVETDYGYHVMRVEARAEKTFDKLTDTEKTSLRTGAASELMNDFMEKDLEKLIKEINLPKTEEKPDASKEEQPTDTTDENKDTKQDDKKTETPQDNNAATDKKEDKAEGTK, encoded by the coding sequence ATGTTGCAAAATAAACAGACGCGCTCCAAAAAATGGATGCTGCTCGCGCTGTCTGCCGTGTTGACGCTGTCCGTCCTGGCGGGATGCGGCAAGAAAGATACAACGGCGGCACCGAAGGATGGAAGCAAAGTCGTAGCTACCTATGAAGGCGGAGAAGTTACCGAGGACCAATTCAAGAAGGAAATGGCCACCATGCTCGTGTTCTATCCCGAGTATGAGCAAATTATCGGCATGGATCAGTTCCAGGAATATTTCTTGAAGCAGCAGATCGCTTACTTGTATCTGGAGGGCAAAGCGTCCGACAAGGCGAAGAAGACGGGCGGAGAGAAGGCCAAGGAACAGCTGGACTTGATGAAAACGCAGGCAGGCGATGACGAGTTCAAGAAGATTCTGGATGCCCAAAAGCTGACCGAAGCCGACGTGACAGCGTACATGACCCGGATTTTGACGGTCGTTCAAGATTTCAATGACAAGGTCACCGATGAGCAACTGAAGTCCGAGTTCGAGAAGAACAAGAAGGACTTGACTGTGGCGACCGTTCGCCACGTGCTGATCGGCTTTCAGGATAAGAACGGAAAAGAACGCAAAAAAGAAGATGCGCTTAAGCTGGCCAAAGATATCCAAGCCCGTCTGAAGAAAGGCGAGGACTTCGCAAAGGTAGCCAAGGAACATTCGGATGACACCGGATCGGCGGAGAACGGCGGCCTGTACAAGGATAAGGCAGTAGGCGGTTGGGTACCTCAATTCAAGGAGGCGGCCTTGACGCTGCCGATCAACGAGATCAGCGAGCCGGTCGAGACCGACTACGGCTACCATGTGATGCGGGTCGAAGCTCGTGCGGAGAAAACGTTCGACAAGCTGACCGACACCGAGAAGACGTCCCTGCGGACCGGTGCCGCATCGGAATTGATGAACGACTTCATGGAAAAAGACCTGGAGAAGCTCATCAAGGAGATCAATCTGCCGAAGACCGAAGAGAAGCCGGACGCATCCAAGGAAGAGCAGCCGACTGACACGACAGACGAGAATAAGGACACGAAGCAGGACGATAAGAAAACCGAGACGCCACAAGACAACAACGCGGCAACAGACAAGAAAGAGGACAAGGCGGAAGGCACGAAATAA
- the spoVT gene encoding stage V sporulation protein T, with amino-acid sequence MKATGIVRRIDDLGRVVIPKEIRRTLRIREGDPLEIFVDRDGEVILKKYSPIGELGDFAKEYAESLYESTGHITMISDRDTIIALAGGSKKEFLDKQIGMLLENCMDNRKSVLETNSGNYEIVKDHQETLSSFVAAPIVSGGDPIGTVVLLNRDDSVKMGQMEVKMAETAAGFLGKQMEQ; translated from the coding sequence ATGAAAGCTACTGGTATTGTTCGTCGTATTGATGATCTTGGACGCGTGGTCATTCCCAAAGAAATTCGTCGCACGCTGCGTATTCGCGAAGGAGATCCACTTGAAATTTTCGTTGATCGCGACGGTGAAGTCATCCTCAAAAAATATTCGCCTATCGGGGAATTGGGCGATTTCGCCAAGGAATATGCGGAGTCTCTGTACGAAAGCACAGGCCATATTACGATGATTTCCGATCGCGACACCATCATCGCGCTGGCTGGAGGCTCGAAGAAGGAGTTTTTGGACAAGCAGATCGGCATGCTGCTGGAAAACTGTATGGACAACCGCAAGTCGGTGCTGGAGACGAATTCCGGCAATTATGAGATCGTGAAGGATCATCAGGAGACGTTGTCTTCTTTTGTCGCTGCGCCGATTGTATCGGGCGGGGATCCGATTGGAACGGTCGTGCTGTTGAATCGGGATGACAGCGTCAAGATGGGTCAGATGGAAGTGAAAATGGCAGAAACGGCTGCCGGCTTCCTCGGAAAACAAATGGAACAATAA
- the mfd gene encoding transcription-repair coupling factor, whose amino-acid sequence MLNALMKALSGERDIDSIVEGIRSGMKEQLVSGLAGSTRQVMMAALHHQLERPLLVVTHNMFSAQKVAEDLQECLSSDQVLLYPANELVAAEAAISSPEVIAQRIEALTGIARGFRGIVVTPYAGLRRFLPARETMASSHLSIAVGDEVKLNSFLESLVFLGYERAERVEAAGEFSVRGGIVDLYPLTSPYPYRIEWFDDEIDSIRSFDAADQRSVEKLKQLNIPPAKEWIADTTRFAQAAEAASARLEEQLARMTDRQVKEKLQQEIGHDIERLRGASYFSEMYKYVSLLYPERHTLYDYMPQDTLLLIDEPARVMETAKQLERDEAEWSTHLLQNGKSLPSLELGLTADAAMGKRPFQTLFMALFLRQVPHTQPQNIVNVMCRTMQNFHGQMNVLKAEMERWKKAGANVIILANGPERVERVRRVLQDYQIPEPTIMTGNLQSGFELPSIHLVVITEGEMFSQKQRKSRRADASMKLDNAERIRNYTELKIGDYVVHQNHGIGKYIGIGTLEINGIHKDYLHIMYAGGDKLSVPVDQLHLIQRYVSSEEKEPKIYKLGGTEWTKVKNKVRSSVKDIADDLIKLYAARQASSGYAFDKDTPEQQEFEDLFPYEETRDQLRAIVEIKKDMELPRPMDRLLCGDVGYGKTEVAVRAAFKAAIEGKQVAILVPTTILAQQHYETFRERFADYPFNIQVMSRFRSRKDQNETIKGLKTGVVDVVIGTHRLLSQDVVFKELGLLIVDEEQRFGVTHKEKLKKLKTNVDVLTLTATPIPRTLHMSMLGVRDLSVIETPPENRFPVQTYVLEYSDSLVREAIERELSRDGQVYFLFNRVQGIHQMADHIKMLVPEAKVAVSHGQMSETELEKTILDFLDGEYDVLVSTSIIETGVDIPNVNTLIVHDADKMGLSQLYQLRGRVGRSNRIAYAYFTYQRDKVLNEVAEKRLQAIKEFTELGSGFKIAMRDLSIRGAGNLLGAEQHGFIASVGFDLYSQMLADEINKRKAELDGVAIRDQQELSTLIDLNIDAYLPPNYIYDSIQKIEIYKKVAGLASLEEVEELRDELIDRFGEPPLAVLQLLAVARLKLHAKQYGLESIVQRGDTVTMKVHPSAEPWLDRKKLATIAARIDRRIVVDREAHGTVKINARGLDGMQLLMQLEQFMLEATDAIKAKGELQHVAK is encoded by the coding sequence GTGTTAAACGCACTCATGAAAGCATTATCTGGAGAGCGGGATATCGACTCCATCGTCGAAGGCATTCGCAGTGGGATGAAGGAGCAACTGGTATCCGGCCTGGCCGGTTCGACGCGGCAGGTCATGATGGCTGCTCTGCATCATCAGTTGGAGCGGCCCCTGCTGGTCGTAACGCACAATATGTTCTCTGCGCAGAAGGTGGCGGAGGATCTGCAAGAATGCTTGTCATCAGACCAAGTATTGTTGTACCCGGCGAATGAGCTGGTCGCTGCGGAAGCGGCCATATCCAGTCCGGAAGTGATTGCACAGCGGATAGAGGCACTGACTGGCATCGCCCGCGGATTCCGCGGGATCGTCGTAACCCCGTATGCGGGGCTGCGGCGGTTTTTGCCTGCCCGGGAGACAATGGCATCCTCTCATTTGTCCATCGCCGTGGGCGACGAGGTGAAGCTAAATTCCTTCCTCGAGTCCCTGGTCTTTCTCGGCTATGAGCGGGCCGAACGGGTGGAAGCGGCTGGAGAATTCAGTGTCCGTGGCGGCATCGTCGACCTTTACCCGCTGACATCACCTTATCCGTACCGGATCGAGTGGTTCGACGACGAGATTGATTCGATCCGTTCCTTCGATGCGGCCGATCAGCGTTCGGTGGAGAAGCTGAAGCAGTTGAATATCCCCCCGGCCAAGGAATGGATTGCCGACACAACACGCTTCGCCCAGGCGGCAGAAGCGGCTTCCGCACGTCTGGAGGAGCAGCTCGCCCGAATGACCGACCGTCAGGTGAAGGAGAAGCTGCAGCAGGAGATTGGTCACGATATCGAGCGGCTGCGGGGCGCTTCCTATTTCAGTGAAATGTACAAATACGTATCGCTGCTCTATCCGGAGCGGCATACGCTCTATGACTATATGCCGCAGGATACGCTGCTTCTGATAGACGAGCCGGCCCGGGTCATGGAGACGGCCAAGCAACTGGAACGCGATGAAGCGGAGTGGAGCACGCATCTGCTGCAGAATGGCAAATCGCTGCCGTCGCTGGAGCTGGGCCTCACTGCTGACGCGGCCATGGGCAAGCGCCCGTTCCAGACGCTGTTCATGGCGCTGTTCCTGCGCCAGGTGCCGCACACCCAGCCGCAGAACATTGTCAATGTCATGTGCCGAACGATGCAGAATTTCCATGGGCAGATGAATGTGCTCAAGGCAGAGATGGAACGGTGGAAAAAAGCGGGGGCGAATGTCATCATTCTGGCTAACGGCCCCGAGCGGGTAGAACGGGTGCGCCGGGTGCTGCAGGACTACCAGATTCCGGAGCCGACGATTATGACCGGCAATCTGCAGTCGGGCTTCGAGCTGCCTTCCATCCATCTCGTCGTTATCACCGAAGGCGAGATGTTCTCCCAGAAGCAGCGCAAGTCGCGGCGCGCCGACGCAAGCATGAAGCTGGACAATGCGGAGCGAATCCGCAACTATACCGAGCTGAAAATCGGCGATTATGTCGTCCATCAAAATCATGGCATCGGCAAATATATCGGCATCGGCACGTTGGAGATCAACGGCATTCATAAAGACTATCTGCATATTATGTATGCCGGCGGCGACAAGCTGTCCGTACCGGTCGATCAGCTCCATCTCATTCAGCGCTATGTCAGTTCGGAGGAGAAGGAGCCGAAAATATACAAGCTGGGCGGAACAGAATGGACCAAGGTCAAAAACAAGGTCCGTTCATCCGTCAAGGATATTGCCGACGATCTGATTAAGCTGTATGCCGCTAGACAAGCCTCGTCCGGATATGCCTTCGATAAGGATACGCCGGAGCAGCAGGAATTCGAAGATCTGTTCCCGTATGAAGAGACGCGGGATCAGCTGCGGGCGATCGTCGAGATTAAGAAGGATATGGAGCTGCCACGGCCGATGGATCGGCTGTTGTGCGGCGACGTCGGCTACGGCAAGACCGAGGTCGCGGTGCGCGCCGCCTTCAAGGCGGCTATCGAAGGCAAGCAGGTGGCGATTCTCGTGCCGACGACGATCCTGGCGCAGCAGCATTACGAGACGTTCCGCGAGCGCTTCGCGGACTATCCGTTCAATATTCAGGTGATGAGCCGGTTCCGATCGCGCAAAGATCAGAACGAGACGATCAAGGGATTGAAGACGGGGGTCGTCGATGTGGTCATCGGGACGCACCGCCTGCTCTCTCAAGATGTCGTGTTCAAGGAGCTCGGATTGCTGATCGTGGATGAAGAGCAGCGCTTCGGCGTCACCCACAAGGAGAAGCTGAAGAAGCTGAAGACGAATGTGGACGTGCTGACGCTGACGGCCACGCCGATACCGCGCACGCTTCATATGTCGATGCTCGGCGTGCGTGACTTGTCTGTCATCGAGACGCCGCCGGAGAACCGCTTCCCGGTTCAGACGTACGTGCTGGAATACAGTGATTCGCTGGTGAGAGAAGCGATAGAACGCGAGTTGTCCCGCGACGGCCAAGTGTACTTCCTGTTCAACCGGGTACAGGGCATCCATCAGATGGCGGACCATATCAAGATGCTGGTGCCGGAAGCGAAGGTGGCGGTAAGCCACGGCCAGATGTCGGAGACGGAGCTGGAGAAGACGATTCTCGACTTCCTCGACGGAGAGTACGACGTGCTGGTCAGCACGAGCATTATCGAGACCGGGGTGGACATCCCGAATGTCAATACGCTCATCGTGCATGACGCGGACAAGATGGGCCTGTCCCAGCTGTATCAGCTGCGCGGGCGCGTCGGACGCTCGAACCGGATCGCCTATGCGTACTTCACGTACCAGCGCGACAAAGTATTGAACGAGGTCGCGGAGAAGCGTCTTCAAGCGATCAAGGAGTTCACCGAGCTCGGGTCCGGCTTCAAGATCGCGATGCGCGACCTGTCGATCCGGGGGGCGGGCAATCTGCTGGGCGCGGAGCAGCATGGATTCATCGCTTCGGTCGGCTTCGATCTGTACTCGCAGATGCTTGCGGATGAGATCAACAAGCGCAAAGCCGAGCTGGACGGGGTCGCCATTCGCGACCAGCAGGAGCTGTCAACGCTCATCGATCTCAATATCGACGCCTATTTGCCGCCGAATTATATTTATGATAGTATTCAGAAGATCGAGATCTACAAAAAGGTTGCCGGTCTCGCCTCATTGGAGGAAGTCGAAGAATTGCGCGATGAACTCATCGATCGCTTTGGTGAACCGCCGCTTGCCGTCTTGCAGCTGCTTGCCGTCGCACGGCTGAAGCTGCATGCGAAGCAGTATGGATTGGAATCCATCGTGCAGCGCGGGGATACGGTCACCATGAAGGTCCACCCTTCGGCTGAACCATGGCTTGACCGTAAGAAGCTGGCAACGATTGCGGCCCGAATCGATCGGCGCATCGTCGTCGATCGCGAAGCGCATGGCACCGTGAAAATCAATGCGCGCGGGTTGGATGGGATGCAGCTGCTGATGCAATTGGAGCAGTTCATGCTTGAAGCTACAGATGCGATCAAAGCGAAGGGAGAATTACAACATGTTGCAAAATAA